The Porites lutea chromosome 4, jaPorLute2.1, whole genome shotgun sequence genome contains a region encoding:
- the LOC140935491 gene encoding disintegrin and metalloproteinase domain-containing protein 10-like: MLADRVCFVWFVLLWSSAYSYRRPLGDYINHYETLNYDRAPILDQHHRVRRSSPNSDHVVQLNLKTSQREFKIRLRRDLQIFTDNFRAENSEFDPAKVVEGHVEGHKNSLVHGFISDDGVFEGKIHVGNDEYFVESAKQYFKDAPQDFHSVIYESRGVHYPHAYGPGCGINDKSKRWMDEVKRSAVKGKVVEDEHVTHFEPFKLRYRRAVGSIDADKLSCTLKMNADHLFTANMADGNKERALLLMTNHVKAANAIYKNTGFADASKPEGIQFQIQRMRANDSEDLKDTKNPYRDENIGVEKLLELNSEETHDDVCLAYVFTYRDFADGVLGLAWVGETGGAAGGICERGTTFSDGKKKNLNTGVVTFINYGKQVAQKVSQITFAHETGHNFGSPHDTTADCSPGGSAGNYIMFARATSGDKPNNRRFSPCSRSKMNAVMEVKGRCQDKKCCFKAAEEAICGNMVVEKGEQCDCGYGQDTSCTMDDKCCQGRNGTGEPLPGDCQLLPGKTCSPSQGLCCSAGCTPQNNAFLCLNETECSNSSYCNGVNASCPTPVPKANLTMCNSGTQVCLSGECSGSICLRFQLLECQCKQEENLCDLCCKQGEDGECKPIRDMGVSNITSALQQFPGAPCDNFNGYCDVFLKCRAVDADGPLSRLKNKFFSKEAILGYLAWIKEHWWAVLLMGVGLILLMAGFIKLCSVHTPSSNPNRKPARQLTLRRQPPRNQRNPRARPQGNQGGRANPRHAQGDFGYEDPPPYPGAPMEMHGGRR, encoded by the exons ATGCTAGCTGAcagagtttgttttgtttggttcGTGCTTCTGTGGAGTTCTGCTTATTCATATC GACGACCTTTGGGTGATTATATAAACCACTACGAGACATTAAACTATGACAGAGCTCCGATTCTTGATCAACACCATCGCGTGAGGCGTTCAAGTCCAAACAGCGATCATGTTGTTCaattgaatttaaaaacttCGCAAAG AGAATTTAAAATTCGCCTCAGAAGGGATCTACAAATTTTTACTGACAACTTTCGTGCAGAAAACTCTGAATTTGATCCTGCAAAAGTTGTAGAAGGGCATGTAGAAG GTCATAAAAATTCTCTAGTACATGGTTTTATATCCGATGATGGAGTGTTTGAAGGCAAAATTCATGTAGGAAATGATGAGTATTTTGTGGAGTCTGCAAAACAGTATTTCAAAGATGCACCTCAAGACTTTCACTCAGTGATCTATGAGAGCAGAGGTGTTCATTATCCACATGCATATGGCCCTGGCTGTGGGATCAACGATAAATCTAAAAGATGGATGGATGAAGTTAAAAG ATCTGCAGTGAAAGGAAAAGTTGTTGAAGATGAACATGTCACCCATTTTGAGCCATTTAAATTGAGATATCGTAGAGCAGTTGGATCCATTGATGCAGACAAATTGTCTTGTACTTTAAAGATGAAT gCTGATCATCTGTTTACAGCAAACATGGCAGATGGTAACAAGGAGAGAGCTTTGTTGCTGATGACGAATCATGTGAAAGCTGCTAATGCCATCTACAAGAATACAGGATTTGCTGATGCAAGCAAACCCGAGG gAATTCAGTTTCAAATCCAGAGAATGCGTGCCAACGACAGTGAAGATCTTAAAGACACAAAAAACCCTTACAGAGATGAAAACATTGGTGTTGAGAAGTTACTTGAGTTAAATTCTGAAGAAACACATGATGATGTGTGCCTCGCCTATGTCTTCACTTATAGAGACTTTGCTGATGGTGTCCTAGGACTTGCTTGGGTGGGTGAAACAG GTGGAGCTGCTGGTGGGATTTGTGAGAGAGGAACAACATTTAGTGAtggtaaaaagaaaaaccttaATACAGGAGTGGTTACATTTATCAACTATGGCAAGCAAGTTGCCCAGAAAGTCTCTCAGATCACTTTTGCCCATGAAACTGGCCATAACTTTGGATCACCT CATGACACTACTGCTGATTGCTCTCCTGGAGGTAGTGCAGGAAACTACATCATGTTTGCCAGGGCTACTAGTGGTGATAAACCGAACAACAGACGTTTTTCACCATGCAGTAGGAGTAAAATGAATGCTGTTATGGAGGTGAAGGGAAGATGTCAGGATAAAAAATGTTGCTTTAAAG CTGCTGAGGAAGCAATCTGTGGTAATATGGTTGTTGAGAAAGGTGAACAATGTGACTGTGGTTACGGACAAGATACTTCATGCACCATGGATGACAAATGTTGTCAAGGTCGCAATGGGACTGGGGAACCTCTGCCAGGAGACTGTCAGCTTTTGCCAGGAAAAACATGCAG CCCAAGTCAAGGGCTTTGTTGCAGTGCTGGGTGTACCCCACAAAATAATGCTTTTCTTTGTCTTAACGAAACGGAGTGTTCCAATTCTTCTTACTGCAA TGGAGTGAACGCCTCTTGCCCCACACCGGTACCCAAAGCCAACTTGACTATGTGTAACAGTGGAACCCAAGTTTGTTTATCAGGG GAATGTAGTGGCTCTATTTGCCTGAGGTTTCAATTGTTGGAATGCCAATGTAAACAGGAGGAAAATCTCTGTGATCTGTGCTGCAAACAAGGAGAAGACGGCGAGTGCAAACCCATAAGAGACATGGGTGTATCAAATATCACGAGTGCACTCCAGCAGTTCCCAGGCGCACCATGCGACAACTTCAACGGATATTGCGACGTGTTTCTCAAGTGCCGCGCAGTGGATGCCGATGGACCATTGTCTCGTTTGAAGAACAAGTTCTTTAGTAAAGAAGCTATCCTTGGTTATTTAGCGTGGATCAAGGAACACTGGTGGGCCGTACTTCTCATGGGTGTTGGGCTTATTCTACTCATGGCAG GTTTCATTAAGTTGTGCAGCGTGCACACGCCAAGCAGCAATCCCAACCGGAAGCCAGCTCGTCAGCTGACTCTACGACGTCAACCACCGCGCAACCAGCGTAACCCAAGAGCTCGTCCACAGGGGAACCAGGGAGGGAGAGCAAATCCACGTCATGCTCAAGGCGACTTTGGGTATGAAGACCCCCCTCCCTACCCTGGAGCACCAATGGAAATGCACGGGGGTAGGCGATGA